The following coding sequences are from one Acidimicrobiia bacterium window:
- a CDS encoding metallophosphoesterase gives MKRVGVLGVLVLVAFGLSTVARVSTTGAVRPVARAAAASDPVIAAAGDIACSPSDPNFNHLQGSGNRCQMMATSDLLVNHGLSAVLALGDDQYNGGSYSDYLASYDPTWGRVKSITRSAAGNHDYGSAGAGGYFKYFGLAAGPAGQGWYSFDVGAWHLIALNSNCSEVGGCQTGSAQEQWLRADLAADASPCTLAFFHAGRYSSGYGGDNTYMAPLFQDLYDAGVDVALSGHSHDYERFAPQDNSGNLDNARGVRQFIVGTGGAFFTGWHGIRDPNSQVSENTTYGVLDLTLHPGSYDWSFVPVAGSSYTDTGTTACHHAGSVASPSPPPSGTPPYWNGQDVARGVALSHNAAGGYVLDRDGFLHAYGGAPTLLAGHAAPGSDFAQNLALTGTDAGGAVVDRAAGVYGFGSPPPVRTCDDSIRWGVPTRAIAIDPGWTSGTLRGATIDGWGGIHLFCTSPPITTTGIPYWPGWDVVRGFAITQGGKGGFVLDAWGGVHAFGNAHLTSATPYWPGWDIARGLAIDGSGHGVIVDGWGGLHAFTYRTG, from the coding sequence ATGAAGCGGGTCGGGGTCCTCGGTGTCCTCGTTCTCGTCGCGTTCGGCCTGTCCACGGTCGCCCGCGTCTCCACGACCGGCGCCGTGAGACCGGTCGCTCGCGCTGCCGCGGCGAGCGATCCGGTCATCGCCGCGGCCGGTGACATCGCGTGCTCGCCGAGCGATCCGAACTTCAACCATCTCCAGGGGAGCGGGAACCGTTGCCAGATGATGGCGACGTCCGACCTGCTGGTGAACCACGGGTTGTCCGCGGTGCTCGCGCTCGGCGACGACCAGTACAACGGTGGCTCCTACTCGGACTACCTCGCGTCCTACGACCCGACATGGGGACGCGTGAAGTCGATCACGCGCTCCGCCGCAGGGAACCACGACTACGGCTCGGCCGGCGCGGGCGGGTACTTCAAGTACTTCGGACTCGCCGCCGGACCGGCCGGTCAGGGTTGGTACAGCTTCGACGTCGGTGCCTGGCACCTCATCGCGCTCAACTCGAACTGCTCGGAGGTCGGCGGCTGCCAGACCGGGTCCGCGCAGGAGCAGTGGCTGCGCGCCGATCTCGCCGCTGACGCCAGCCCGTGCACGCTCGCGTTCTTCCACGCCGGTCGCTACTCGAGCGGCTACGGCGGCGACAACACCTACATGGCGCCGCTGTTCCAGGACCTCTACGACGCGGGCGTCGACGTCGCGCTCAGTGGGCACTCGCACGACTACGAGCGATTTGCGCCGCAGGACAACAGCGGGAACCTCGACAACGCGCGCGGCGTGCGCCAGTTCATCGTCGGCACCGGCGGCGCGTTCTTCACCGGCTGGCACGGCATCCGCGACCCCAACAGCCAGGTCAGCGAGAACACGACGTACGGCGTCCTCGACCTCACGCTCCACCCCGGGTCGTACGACTGGAGCTTCGTCCCCGTCGCAGGGAGCAGCTACACGGACACCGGCACGACGGCGTGCCATCACGCGGGAAGCGTCGCGTCGCCGTCTCCGCCGCCGTCCGGCACCCCGCCGTACTGGAACGGCCAGGACGTCGCGCGTGGTGTCGCGCTCAGCCACAACGCCGCCGGCGGATACGTCCTCGACCGGGACGGGTTCCTCCACGCCTACGGCGGCGCGCCCACACTGCTCGCCGGTCATGCCGCGCCGGGCAGCGATTTCGCGCAGAACCTCGCACTGACGGGCACGGACGCGGGCGGCGCGGTCGTCGACCGCGCCGCGGGCGTGTACGGGTTCGGTTCGCCACCACCGGTCCGCACGTGTGACGACAGCATCCGGTGGGGTGTGCCGACGCGCGCGATCGCGATCGACCCGGGCTGGACGAGCGGCACGCTGCGCGGTGCGACGATCGACGGGTGGGGCGGCATCCATCTCTTCTGCACGTCGCCGCCGATCACCACGACCGGGATCCCGTACTGGCCCGGGTGGGACGTCGTGCGCGGGTTCGCGATCACGCAGGGTGGCAAGGGCGGGTTCGTCCTCGACGCCTGGGGTGGCGTGCACGCGTTCGGGAACGCGCACCTGACGTCCGCGACGCCGTACTGGCCGGGCTGGGACATCGCGCGCGGCTTGGCGATCGACGGGAGTGGGCACGGTGTCATCGTCGACGGGTGGGGCGGTCTGCACGCGTTCACGTATCGCACGGGCTGA
- a CDS encoding SRPBCC family protein, producing the protein MAQGATAQDAFDFVLDPAQYTKADTKMVWVTKLADTPDGMLAREDGRFLGRLPGSVVTRYRWSRPNRIDVTLEHGVPRSLHAWFELDDVDGGVRIHHVEELDLGHGLLGALHDAVARRWFAESVRREVDEIARLLEQGERGRGPR; encoded by the coding sequence GTGGCGCAGGGCGCGACCGCGCAGGACGCGTTCGACTTCGTCCTCGACCCCGCGCAGTACACCAAGGCCGACACGAAGATGGTGTGGGTGACGAAGCTCGCCGACACGCCGGACGGCATGCTGGCCCGCGAGGACGGCCGGTTCCTCGGCCGGCTTCCCGGGTCGGTCGTCACGCGCTACCGGTGGTCGCGGCCGAACCGCATCGACGTCACGCTCGAGCACGGCGTCCCGCGGTCGCTCCACGCGTGGTTCGAGCTCGACGACGTCGACGGCGGCGTGCGCATCCACCACGTCGAGGAGCTCGACCTCGGCCACGGTCTGCTCGGCGCGCTCCACGACGCGGTCGCACGCCGCTGGTTCGCCGAGTCGGTCCGCCGAGAGGTCGACGAGATCGCGCGGCTGCTCGAACAGGGGGAGCGCGGCCGCGGCCCGCGGTGA
- a CDS encoding sulfatase-like hydrolase/transferase, with product MSSTAPNILVVMSDQHRADMMGCAGDPGVLTPNLDRLASEGVRFSRVSCQGPLCMPARASFLTERYVRDHGVYTNWGEVAPDCPTYLHALREAGYHTVLIGKAHLYRDEAHDARHVDELAPRLHALGFAEVHETGDKFATSIPNAYTDHLRDRGLLDVYRRHIADRSYQGENETGRGATKRVPMWDSTPLPVALDDYVDAWHGAIAARWIESYERDEPFFAFVGFPGPHDPWDAPAEAVARYAGVDVSMPASTTRPELDGTGRYGALLRAFLHLSDTDTMTTDAIRGMRRAYSADVSVIDDGVGRILGALDERGMLDDTWVIYTSDHGEMGGNHGLMSKCVLYEPAVRVPLVIRPPSGVRTKPAVVDALVEHLDVPATVRAIAGAPDVLGSEGRSLLPHVSGDGAPLERRDVSVSENWGFAAFETARHKLVVDEDALEPCQLFDLAADPHEDRNRLHDPECKSVVEELMETYARPFFATAPARPHSSPFTG from the coding sequence GTGAGCTCCACCGCGCCGAACATCCTCGTCGTCATGTCGGATCAGCACCGGGCCGACATGATGGGCTGCGCGGGGGATCCCGGTGTGCTGACGCCGAACCTCGATCGCCTCGCGTCGGAAGGCGTCCGCTTCTCGCGCGTGAGCTGCCAGGGGCCGCTGTGCATGCCGGCGCGCGCGTCGTTCCTCACAGAGCGGTACGTGCGCGATCACGGCGTCTACACGAACTGGGGCGAGGTCGCGCCGGACTGCCCGACATACCTCCACGCGTTGCGTGAGGCCGGGTACCACACCGTGCTGATCGGGAAGGCGCACCTCTACCGCGACGAGGCGCACGACGCGCGCCATGTCGACGAGCTCGCGCCCCGTCTGCACGCGCTCGGGTTCGCGGAGGTCCACGAGACGGGCGACAAGTTCGCGACGTCGATACCGAACGCGTACACGGACCACCTGCGCGACCGCGGGCTCCTCGACGTCTACCGCCGCCACATCGCGGATCGCAGCTACCAGGGTGAGAACGAGACCGGTCGCGGCGCGACCAAGCGCGTGCCGATGTGGGACTCGACCCCGTTGCCGGTCGCGCTCGACGACTACGTCGACGCGTGGCACGGCGCGATCGCGGCCCGGTGGATCGAGTCGTACGAGCGGGACGAGCCGTTCTTCGCGTTCGTCGGGTTCCCGGGCCCGCACGATCCCTGGGACGCGCCCGCGGAGGCGGTGGCGCGCTACGCCGGCGTCGACGTCTCGATGCCCGCGTCGACGACCCGACCCGAGCTCGACGGGACCGGCCGGTACGGCGCGCTGCTGCGCGCGTTCCTGCACCTCTCCGACACGGACACGATGACGACCGACGCGATCCGCGGGATGCGACGCGCGTACAGCGCGGACGTCTCGGTCATCGACGACGGCGTCGGGCGGATACTCGGCGCCCTGGACGAGCGCGGGATGCTCGACGACACGTGGGTGATCTACACGAGCGATCACGGCGAGATGGGCGGCAACCACGGCCTCATGTCGAAGTGCGTGCTCTACGAACCCGCGGTGCGCGTGCCGCTCGTCATCCGGCCGCCGTCGGGGGTGCGGACGAAGCCGGCGGTCGTCGACGCGCTCGTCGAGCACCTCGACGTTCCCGCAACCGTGCGCGCGATCGCGGGCGCGCCCGACGTCCTCGGCAGCGAAGGCCGGTCCCTGCTCCCGCACGTGTCCGGCGACGGAGCACCGCTCGAGCGGCGCGACGTGTCGGTCAGCGAGAACTGGGGCTTCGCCGCGTTCGAGACCGCGCGCCACAAGCTCGTCGTCGACGAGGACGCGCTCGAGCCGTGCCAGCTGTTCGACCTGGCCGCCGACCCGCACGAGGACCGCAACCGCCTGCACGACCCCGAGTGCAAGAGCGTCGTCGAGGAGCTCATGGAGACCTACGCGCGGCCGTTCTTCGCGACGGCGCCGGCCCGCCCGCACTCGAGCCCCTTCACCGGCTGA
- a CDS encoding TIGR03618 family F420-dependent PPOX class oxidoreductase produces MAGLDDVRRLAGDDNGLAVVATSRRDGTVQSSVVNAGVLADPVDGHDVVGFVARGGTVKLANLRRDPRLTIVFRAGWRWTAVEGTAVLVGPDDARAGFDASRVPQLLREVFTAAGGTHDDWDEYDRVMAAERRTAVLVTPRRVYGTG; encoded by the coding sequence ATGGCAGGCCTGGACGACGTGCGCCGCCTCGCAGGCGACGACAACGGGTTGGCCGTCGTCGCGACGTCCCGGCGCGACGGCACGGTCCAGTCGTCCGTCGTCAACGCGGGCGTCCTCGCCGATCCCGTCGACGGCCATGACGTCGTCGGGTTCGTCGCGCGCGGCGGCACGGTGAAGCTCGCGAACCTGCGACGCGATCCGCGCCTCACGATCGTCTTCCGCGCGGGATGGCGCTGGACGGCGGTCGAGGGGACGGCCGTGCTCGTCGGTCCCGACGACGCGCGCGCCGGGTTCGACGCGTCGCGCGTCCCGCAGCTGCTGCGCGAGGTCTTCACCGCCGCGGGCGGCACGCACGACGACTGGGACGAGTACGACCGCGTCATGGCCGCAGAGCGGCGCACCGCGGTCCTCGTCACGCCGCGGCGGGTCTACGGCACCGGCTGA
- a CDS encoding adenylate/guanylate cyclase domain-containing protein, whose amino-acid sequence MAAGDDADRASDTWHKVLVEGHRPLRLAHVVFRHLPSAPRCKVCHNPFGGVGGKLVALAGFRPSRKNPTLCTRCCDTLPVGGAEVDVGVLFADVRGSTTFGEHQRAESFARVLNRFYAVATQILVAHDAIIDKLIGDEVMALFIPGIAGPSYRAKAVDAGVELVSTVRSDRDLRGLALGAGVHAGTAYVGNVGGEGVVDFTALGDAVNVASRLQHHAGANEVVVGAPAFDAVRDRFPAASPRRCEIAGRHEPVDAFVVDCARQPVP is encoded by the coding sequence ATGGCCGCCGGCGACGACGCCGACCGGGCGAGCGACACGTGGCACAAGGTGCTGGTCGAGGGACACCGGCCGTTGCGTCTCGCCCACGTCGTGTTCCGGCACCTGCCGTCCGCGCCCCGCTGCAAGGTCTGCCACAACCCGTTCGGCGGCGTCGGCGGGAAGCTGGTCGCGCTCGCGGGGTTCCGCCCGTCGCGCAAGAACCCGACCCTGTGCACGCGGTGCTGCGACACGCTCCCCGTCGGCGGCGCCGAGGTCGACGTCGGCGTGCTCTTCGCGGACGTGCGCGGCTCGACGACGTTCGGCGAGCACCAACGCGCCGAGTCGTTCGCCCGCGTGCTCAACCGCTTCTACGCGGTCGCGACCCAGATCCTCGTCGCGCACGACGCCATCATCGACAAGCTCATCGGCGACGAGGTCATGGCGCTGTTCATCCCCGGCATCGCCGGTCCGTCGTATCGAGCGAAGGCGGTCGACGCCGGTGTCGAGCTCGTCTCCACGGTGCGGTCGGATCGCGACCTGCGCGGGCTCGCGCTCGGAGCGGGTGTGCACGCGGGCACGGCGTACGTCGGGAACGTCGGCGGCGAGGGCGTCGTCGACTTCACCGCGCTCGGCGACGCGGTGAACGTCGCGTCCCGGCTCCAGCACCACGCGGGCGCGAACGAGGTCGTCGTCGGCGCGCCCGCGTTCGACGCCGTGCGCGACCGGTTCCCCGCGGCGTCGCCCCGCCGGTGCGAGATCGCGGGACGCCACGAGCCCGTCGACGCGTTCGTGGTCGACTGCGCCCGTCAGCCGGTGCCGTAG
- a CDS encoding DNA polymerase ligase N-terminal domain-containing protein: MAPHRTERLGEYAAKRDFARTPEPSGGTPAPPTDQPRFVVQRHRARRLHYDFRLEMDGVLVSWAIPKGPSLDPSVKRLAVHVEDHPIEYFDFEGVIPRGEYGGGDVIVWDWGTYEAVHAPDPVRAVEQGELHVELHGQKLHGRFVMIRRGEDASGKEQWLVFHKRDEHAVAGWDAEDHPRSVRSGRTNDEVAANPDASWRSDAPAAVARVDFSSSRPDIAALDALGARGDWEFDGVTLKLTNLDKVLFPPREKGGEPLTKRDLVRWYATIAPVMLPYLEGRPLNMHRYPDGVDKPGFWHKEIPSHSPEWITRWHNDEADEGESEWYVVADRPATLAWLANFGAIELHAWTSCIPHVHEPTYALIDIDPGGDTSWDDVLTLTRLYRTALGHLHVFGAPKVTGQRGIQIWVPIEPGPSFDDTRAWVEAVSRAIGNTVPELVSWKWEKHARGGLARLDYTQNAINKTLVAPYSVRPAPGAPVSMPIRWDELDAPELRSDRWTIRDAGARVMEVGDLFHDVLTRKQRLPSLGDAAST; the protein is encoded by the coding sequence ATGGCTCCCCACCGCACGGAGCGTCTCGGCGAGTACGCGGCCAAGCGCGACTTCGCGCGCACGCCCGAGCCGTCGGGTGGGACGCCCGCCCCGCCGACGGACCAGCCCCGCTTCGTCGTGCAGCGACACCGCGCCCGGCGCCTTCACTACGACTTCCGCCTCGAGATGGACGGTGTGCTCGTCAGCTGGGCGATCCCGAAGGGTCCGTCGCTCGACCCGTCGGTGAAGCGCCTCGCGGTGCACGTGGAGGACCACCCGATCGAGTACTTCGACTTCGAGGGCGTGATCCCGCGCGGCGAGTACGGCGGTGGTGACGTCATCGTGTGGGACTGGGGAACGTACGAAGCGGTCCACGCGCCCGATCCGGTGCGCGCCGTGGAGCAGGGCGAGCTGCACGTCGAGCTCCACGGTCAGAAGCTGCACGGCCGCTTCGTGATGATCCGTCGCGGCGAGGACGCGTCCGGCAAGGAGCAGTGGCTCGTGTTCCACAAGCGCGACGAGCACGCCGTCGCGGGTTGGGATGCCGAGGATCACCCGCGCTCGGTCCGCAGCGGTCGCACGAACGACGAGGTCGCCGCGAACCCGGATGCGTCGTGGCGCAGCGACGCGCCCGCCGCCGTCGCTCGCGTCGACTTCTCGTCGTCGCGTCCGGACATCGCCGCGCTCGACGCGCTCGGCGCGCGTGGTGATTGGGAGTTCGACGGCGTCACCTTGAAGCTGACGAACCTCGACAAGGTGCTGTTCCCGCCGCGCGAGAAGGGCGGCGAGCCGCTGACGAAGCGCGACCTGGTCCGTTGGTACGCGACGATCGCACCGGTGATGCTGCCGTACCTCGAAGGACGGCCGCTGAACATGCACCGCTATCCGGACGGCGTGGACAAGCCCGGCTTCTGGCACAAGGAGATCCCGTCGCACTCGCCCGAGTGGATCACGCGGTGGCACAACGACGAGGCCGACGAGGGCGAGAGCGAGTGGTACGTCGTCGCGGACCGGCCGGCGACGCTCGCGTGGCTCGCCAACTTCGGCGCGATCGAGCTGCACGCCTGGACGTCGTGCATCCCGCACGTCCACGAACCGACGTACGCGCTCATCGACATCGATCCCGGCGGAGACACGTCGTGGGACGACGTCCTCACACTCACGCGCCTGTACCGCACGGCGCTCGGGCACCTGCACGTCTTCGGCGCCCCGAAGGTGACGGGCCAACGGGGCATCCAGATCTGGGTGCCGATCGAGCCGGGTCCGAGCTTCGACGACACGCGCGCCTGGGTCGAGGCGGTGTCCCGCGCGATCGGGAACACGGTGCCCGAGCTCGTGAGCTGGAAGTGGGAGAAGCACGCGCGCGGCGGGCTCGCGCGCCTCGACTACACCCAGAACGCGATCAACAAGACGCTCGTCGCGCCGTACTCGGTGCGTCCCGCGCCCGGTGCGCCGGTGTCGATGCCGATCCGTTGGGACGAGCTCGACGCCCCCGAGCTCCGCAGCGACCGGTGGACGATCCGCGACGCCGGTGCGCGCGTCATGGAGGTCGGCGACCTGTTCCACGACGTGCTCACGCGGAAGCAGCGCCTCCCGTCGCTCGGAGACGCCGCCTCCACGTAA
- a CDS encoding ParA family protein has translation MIIVVAALKGGVGKTTTSVYLAAVSANGRSDVTLVDADPQASAADWVEAADDGEFDGIAVVEAPTDRLLTKALDRVDGEEVTVVDTPPGNERLLGKALDRADVVVVPTRVGGVETARVEAVLDMVPKRTPFGLVVCSARTFTRDYQDAVTDWTEAGVPVWGTVPERVAIASGPSAWLSTEGLDAYRSVWRRASRAFRGS, from the coding sequence GTGATCATCGTCGTGGCAGCACTGAAGGGCGGCGTCGGGAAGACCACGACGTCCGTGTACCTCGCGGCCGTCTCGGCCAACGGCCGGTCCGACGTCACGCTCGTCGACGCCGACCCGCAGGCCAGCGCGGCCGACTGGGTCGAGGCGGCCGACGACGGCGAGTTCGACGGCATCGCGGTCGTGGAGGCGCCGACCGACCGGCTCCTCACGAAGGCGCTCGACCGGGTCGACGGCGAGGAGGTCACGGTCGTCGACACGCCGCCGGGGAACGAGCGGCTCCTCGGCAAGGCGCTCGACCGTGCCGACGTGGTCGTCGTGCCGACACGCGTGGGCGGCGTCGAGACGGCGCGCGTGGAGGCCGTCCTCGACATGGTCCCCAAGCGAACGCCGTTCGGGCTCGTCGTCTGCTCGGCACGGACGTTCACGCGCGACTACCAGGACGCGGTCACCGACTGGACCGAGGCGGGCGTGCCGGTGTGGGGCACCGTCCCCGAACGTGTCGCGATCGCGTCCGGTCCGAGCGCGTGGCTCTCGACGGAAGGGCTCGACGCGTACCGCTCGGTGTGGCGCCGCGCGTCGCGCGCGTTCCGCGGTTCATGA
- a CDS encoding NifU family protein, with translation MADGLTVEEREQREAALRDLIDMMRPAVQQDGGDLVLLDANYETGVVDVMLQGACSSCAISASTLQLGVERILTSRLDWVTEVRGGVDTSIDDDESAALGRGAYVPKL, from the coding sequence GTGGCCGATGGGCTGACCGTCGAGGAGCGCGAGCAGCGCGAAGCGGCGTTGCGCGACCTGATCGACATGATGCGGCCGGCCGTGCAGCAGGACGGCGGCGACCTCGTGCTGCTGGACGCGAACTACGAGACCGGCGTCGTCGACGTGATGCTCCAGGGTGCGTGCAGCAGCTGCGCGATCAGCGCGTCGACGCTGCAGCTCGGCGTCGAGCGGATCCTGACGAGCCGGCTCGACTGGGTCACCGAGGTCCGTGGCGGCGTCGACACGAGCATCGACGACGACGAGAGCGCCGCGCTGGGTCGTGGCGCGTACGTCCCGAAGCTCTGA
- a CDS encoding GNAT family N-acetyltransferase translates to MAHGTAPDIVDDERHHRFVARVDGHEAELVYRRDAGVVVLVHTGVPDELGGRGLGGRLVAAAVDDARRRGLTVAVECPFARSWIERHPGEVDGVAVLGADRGGSD, encoded by the coding sequence GTGGCCCACGGAACCGCACCGGACATCGTCGACGACGAGCGCCACCACCGCTTCGTCGCCCGTGTCGACGGCCACGAGGCCGAGCTGGTCTACCGCCGCGATGCCGGCGTCGTCGTCCTCGTCCACACCGGCGTTCCCGACGAGCTCGGGGGCCGCGGCCTCGGCGGCCGGTTGGTCGCGGCCGCCGTCGACGACGCGCGCCGCCGAGGGTTGACCGTCGCCGTCGAGTGCCCGTTCGCGCGCTCCTGGATCGAACGGCATCCCGGCGAAGTCGACGGCGTCGCCGTCCTCGGCGCCGACCGCGGCGGGTCCGACTGA
- a CDS encoding UBP-type zinc finger domain-containing protein: protein MVASTCTHLDTVADVAPSDDGCHECLQTGDRWVHLRMCQECGHVGCCDSSPNRHATAHYHATGHPLVRSFEPGEDWWWCYADGLLFEVDGAPPSPSHA, encoded by the coding sequence ATGGTCGCTTCCACGTGCACGCACCTCGATACCGTCGCCGACGTCGCGCCCAGCGACGACGGGTGCCACGAGTGCCTGCAGACCGGCGACCGGTGGGTGCACCTGCGGATGTGCCAGGAGTGCGGGCACGTCGGCTGCTGCGACAGCTCGCCGAACCGGCACGCCACCGCGCACTACCACGCGACCGGTCACCCGCTGGTCCGCTCGTTCGAGCCGGGCGAGGACTGGTGGTGGTGCTACGCCGACGGCCTGCTCTTCGAGGTCGACGGCGCACCGCCTTCGCCGTCGCACGCCTGA
- a CDS encoding alpha/beta fold hydrolase encodes MELHDFDARRGVLTTPAGDVGYVDIGDGPVALFVHGIGVNAYLWAHVIERVADERRCIALDLPMHGRTPAREGDVSLTALARFVGDFRDAMGLDRVDLVANDTGGAVAQILATLSPARLRTLTLTNCETHDNIPPEAFAPTAELARQGALAPTAPALLADLDAARTALLGSSLEDARAVPLDVVASFLEPVIGTEERARRFEQLLVALRPEDLLAVEPELRRLRVPTLVVWGTGDVMFDVSWAYWLRDTIPGVTDVVELDGARLLFPLERADELARHLRRHWASASEPAVSTNG; translated from the coding sequence ATGGAACTGCACGACTTCGACGCGCGCCGCGGCGTCCTGACCACGCCGGCAGGTGACGTCGGCTACGTCGACATCGGCGACGGACCCGTCGCGCTCTTCGTGCACGGGATCGGTGTGAACGCGTACCTGTGGGCACACGTCATCGAGCGCGTCGCGGACGAGCGCCGTTGCATCGCGCTCGACCTGCCGATGCACGGGCGCACGCCGGCACGCGAGGGGGACGTCTCGCTCACCGCGCTCGCACGGTTCGTCGGCGACTTCCGCGACGCGATGGGTCTCGACCGCGTCGATCTCGTCGCGAACGACACCGGCGGCGCGGTCGCGCAGATCCTGGCGACGCTCTCGCCCGCGCGGTTGCGCACGCTCACGCTGACGAACTGCGAAACGCACGACAACATCCCGCCCGAGGCGTTCGCGCCGACGGCCGAGCTCGCGCGCCAGGGTGCGCTCGCACCGACCGCGCCCGCCCTGCTCGCGGACCTCGACGCCGCGCGCACCGCGCTCCTCGGCTCGTCGCTCGAGGACGCACGCGCCGTGCCGCTCGACGTCGTGGCGTCGTTCCTCGAACCGGTGATCGGCACGGAGGAGCGCGCGCGGCGCTTCGAGCAGCTGCTCGTCGCGCTGCGACCCGAGGACCTGCTCGCCGTGGAACCGGAGCTCCGGCGCCTGCGCGTCCCGACGCTGGTCGTGTGGGGAACGGGCGACGTCATGTTCGACGTCTCGTGGGCGTACTGGCTCCGCGACACGATCCCCGGGGTGACGGACGTCGTCGAGCTCGACGGCGCGCGGCTGCTCTTCCCGCTGGAACGGGCCGACGAGCTCGCGCGGCACCTGCGCCGTCACTGGGCGTCCGCGTCCGAGCCGGCCGTGTCGACGAACGGCTGA
- a CDS encoding PQQ-binding-like beta-propeller repeat protein, with protein MRRLIVLVALCALALSACSIDDWTAFGFNNRNTFNNIGGVSQDAINTSNASQLQRAWTSNVVQGGYGSSGVVTWTDTNQYKNQHAYFDNSGILWSVNTVTHKVDCAANDGSETSGSSANDPVVSDGGLGWYNSQAGNEFELYDLQTCAERGGTDVAQSDSVHPTLTMNNDGYIYVGTGYDEVDGTGTRQLFGSVTKQPTTAAAPGWQTWMATPVWSPPAIMNGVVYATTYDTLYAIRNSDGTVLWQTTLAPGHTSPLRAPIAVPTVNGAANTPTIFVTSESTVWSVNASTGAVRWAHSNNVLRNAGATIANNQLLVAATGGTGAPVLVSLDATTGAAGYSKTLATPSGASLDTLYEPATTNGVLVMADGTAAWALRITDGAVLKSMVVAGNTSAHPTISEGDVFFPVANGIDVWGLPS; from the coding sequence ATGAGACGGCTCATCGTTCTCGTCGCGCTGTGCGCGCTGGCGCTGTCGGCGTGCAGCATCGACGACTGGACCGCGTTCGGGTTCAACAACCGGAACACCTTCAACAACATCGGTGGGGTGTCACAGGACGCGATCAACACGTCGAACGCGTCGCAGCTGCAGCGCGCGTGGACGTCGAACGTCGTGCAGGGTGGCTACGGCTCCAGCGGTGTGGTCACGTGGACCGACACCAATCAGTACAAGAACCAGCACGCGTACTTCGACAACAGCGGGATCCTCTGGTCCGTCAACACCGTCACGCACAAGGTCGACTGCGCGGCGAACGACGGCAGCGAGACGTCCGGCTCGAGCGCGAACGACCCGGTCGTGTCGGACGGCGGGCTCGGTTGGTACAACTCGCAGGCCGGCAACGAGTTCGAGCTCTACGACCTGCAGACGTGTGCCGAGCGTGGCGGAACCGACGTCGCGCAGTCCGACTCGGTCCATCCCACGCTGACGATGAACAACGACGGCTACATCTACGTCGGCACCGGTTACGACGAGGTGGACGGGACGGGCACGAGGCAGCTCTTCGGGTCCGTCACGAAGCAGCCGACCACCGCGGCGGCTCCCGGTTGGCAGACGTGGATGGCGACCCCCGTGTGGTCGCCGCCGGCGATCATGAACGGGGTCGTGTACGCGACGACCTACGACACGCTGTACGCGATCCGCAACAGCGACGGCACGGTGCTGTGGCAGACGACGCTCGCGCCGGGTCACACGTCGCCGTTGCGTGCACCGATCGCGGTGCCGACCGTCAACGGCGCGGCGAACACGCCGACGATCTTCGTCACCAGCGAGTCGACGGTGTGGTCGGTGAACGCATCGACCGGCGCGGTCCGCTGGGCGCACAGCAACAACGTGCTCCGCAACGCCGGCGCGACGATCGCCAACAACCAGCTGCTCGTCGCGGCGACGGGCGGCACCGGCGCGCCGGTCCTCGTCTCGCTCGACGCGACGACCGGCGCGGCCGGCTACTCGAAGACGCTCGCGACGCCGTCAGGTGCGTCCCTCGACACGCTGTACGAGCCCGCGACGACGAACGGTGTGCTGGTGATGGCGGACGGGACGGCGGCATGGGCGCTGCGGATCACGGACGGCGCCGTGCTGAAGAGCATGGTCGTCGCCGGCAACACGTCAGCCCACCCGACGATCTCCGAAGGCGACGTGTTCTTCCCGGTCGCGAACGGCATCGACGTGTGGGGCCTGCCCTCGTAG